The Sediminicola sp. YIK13 genomic sequence TATAGAACGCAGATGTATTCACATTTATAGTAGGACCCGTTTCTCCAATCAGTAAGTCAAACCCACTTCCGGTATCCGAGAACCATTCATACTGTAAAGCACCCGTTGTTGTGGCATCTAGAACAATGCTTTCATTGTCGCATGCTACCAGCGGTGGTCCCAATAAATTAGTAATAATGGAACAATCCAGCGCATCGTAGGGATTTGTCTCAAAAATACTACCTGAGAATTGGATGGAGAATCCAGAGTTGCTATTGCTGTAATTGTTGATCAACAAATAATAATCTTCCCCTGCCGTAACCTCTAACCACTCATCATACAAAAGGGACTCCATATTCCCTGTAGGGTCTTCCCCTACTCCCATATTGGTAAGATTATCGCGATTGTCAAAAAAATTACATCTTACCGGCTCACCCAAACTTCCACAATCACTGGCTTTGTAAAGGGCAAAATCCCAATCTTCGGAAGCGTCAAAACCTATATTAAAACCTAGCTGACCTGCGGCCGAAGTTCTAAATCTGTACCATGCGGAATTGTCTTCGATAAAACCACTCAGAGAAGTTTCCAAGCAACCTGTAGTGGCTGCACCATTAAAATCATCAATTCCATAGTCATTTGTTCCCCCATTGACCGGGGTGTTGCTACAAATAGGAATAGCCTCACTACAATCTGGAGATACTTGTCCGAAGACAGTTTGTATCCCAAATAATAATGGCAACCATAACAGCACAGTTAGCCTTCTCATAAATCAATTCCTATTTGTAGGTTTAAAAATAATGAGAGTCATACCTTAACACTAATTTATGTTGTCAAACACCCCATACATGGCATAAAGTGGCATTTAATGTATATCTTTGACTCCTTAAAAAGTTAGAACTAAATGAAAGTGGATAGCGCATTAGAAGAGCATTTTGAAGAGATGGGAGACAACCATGCTTCTTCTGCTGAGGAAACGCCTTTAAGAGAGGATGCCTTCGTTTTGAGTGACGAGGAAAAAATAAAAAGAATAAAGGGAAGCATTAAAGAAATAATGTTGACCCTTGGACTGGATTTGGAAGATGATAGTCTTAAGGGAACTCCCAACCGGGTAGCCAAAATGTTCGTTGATGAGATATTTGGGGGATTGCACCCTAACAGACGACCTAAAGCATCCACCTTTGAAAACAAATATAAATATGGCGAGATGCTTGTGGAGAAAAATATCACCCTCTACTCCACCTGTGAGCACCATTTATTACCCATTGTTGGAAGGGCACATGTTGCCTATATTTCCAATGGTACTGTTGTTGGTTTATCCAAAATGAACCGGATTGTGGATTATTTTGCCAAAAGACCACAGGTTCAAGAACGCTTGAATATTCAAATTGTACGCGAACTACAAAAAGTATTGGGCACCGAAGATGTTGCTTGTGTGATAGACGCCAAACACCTTTGTGTTAATTCACGAGGTATACGAGATATAGAAAGTAGTACCGTAACCGCAGAATACGGTGGCAAATTTAAAGATGACGCAGTGAGAAAGGAGTTCTTGAACTTCATTAATCTGGACACCAACTTTTAATTCTTCAATTGGCAATGCAACTTTATAAATCCCAAACCCTAAAGATTTACAATTCCCTAACCGGCAAAAAAGAAATTTTTGAGCCCATAAACGAAGGCCACATTGGCATGTATGTTTGTGGTCCAACAGTTTACAGCAATGTGCACCTGGGAAATTGTAGGACTTTTATGTCTTTTGATATGATTTTTAGATATCTCAAGCATTTGGGCTATAAGGTCAGGTATGTTCGAAACATTACGGATGCAGGGCATTTGGAGAATGATGCTGATGAAGGGGAGGACAAAATTGCAAAAAAGGCAAGGCTGGAACAGATCGAGCCCATGGAAGTTGTTCAGCGATATACCGTTGATTTCCACAATACCCTTCAGAAATTTAATTTCTTGTCACCCAGCATTGAGCCAACGGCCACGGGGCACATTATAGAACAAATAGAGATCATCAAGGTTATTCTGGAAAAAGGATTTGCATACGAAGTAAACGGATCTGTTTATTTTGATGTGGTCAAGTTCAACCAATCTTTTGAATACGGTAAGTTGAGTGGAAGGAAATTGGAGGACATGATCACCAATACCCGTGAACTTGCCGCACAGGACGAGAAAAAAAGTCCTCAGGATTTTGCACTTTGGAAAAAAGCCGAACCACAGCACATCATGCGATGGCCTTCCCCTTGGGGAGATGGTTTTCCTGGATGGCATCTGGAATGCACGGCCATGAGCACAAAATACCTTGGAGAAAAATTTGACATCCACGGTGGAGGAATGGATTTAAAATTTCCCCATCACGAATGTGAAATAGCACAAGCCGAAGCCAGTAATGGCCACTCACCCGTAAACTATTGGATGCATGCCAACATGCTTACCCTTAACGGTAAAAAAATGGCCAAATCCACTGGAAATAACATTCTCCCAAATGAAATGTTTTCTGGGGAGAATACGATATTAAGCAAGCCCTTTACCGCCACGGTCGTGCGGTTTTTTATGATGCAGGCACATTATACCAGCATACTGGATTTAAGCAATGAAGCGCTTTTGGCCTCAGAAAAGGGGTTTTATAAATTGATGGATTCCCTGGACCTGCTGGACAAATTGGAAACGGCTTCCAATTCGGATTTTGACGTGGCATCATGGAAGCAGAAATGCTACAATGCCATGAACGATGATTTTAATACACCTATCTTAATCGCCACCTTGTTTGAAGCTGTAAAGCATATCAACCTGATCAAAGAAGGGAAAGAAAATATTTCAGAGGGCGACAAGAATATGTTGAAGGAAACGATGCACAGTTTTATCTTTGATGTTCTTGGTTTGGATCATAAAGTGGATGCACAAGGAGATTCGGATAAGCTACCTGGCGTTGTAGAATTATTAATTCAATTGCGAAATGAGGCACGTGCCAACAAAGATTTTGCAACATCCGATAAAATCAGAGACCAATTGGCTGCTTTGGGCATTCAGTTAAAAGACGGAAAAGAAGGCACTACTTTTAGTGTATCCTAATTAAAGCTCGTAAGATATGGGCAACAGATATTTTACTTTGGGCACTCAAGAATTTTTACCTGGCTAATTAACACTAAAATCATGGGCAAGCTTTCTTTAAAACAAATTGCAATAGCTCCCTTCGTTTTCTTGGTGAAATTGTACCAAAACCTTATTTCCCCCCTTACCCCAGCAAGTTGCCGATATTCTCCTACCTGTTCCCAATACACCTTGGAAGCTTTAAAAAAACACGGTTTGTTCAAAGGGGGATGGCTGTCCATAAAGCGTATTTTCAGTTGTCACCCTTGGGGTGGCAAAGGCTATGACCCTGTACCTTAAAAGGTTATCACACCCTATTAAATTTATCTTTCCAACAAATTCCTTTTACCACTAATTGGTTATCTTAGCTTCTTAAAATTTAGATGCTAATGTATTTTTTAGGCTTCACTTGGAATCCCAACGAAACCCTTTTCAATTTAGGTTTCCTTCAAATAAAATATTACAATCTTCTCTGGATCACTGCCTTTGCACTTGGTTGGTTCATCATGAAAAAAATTTTTGACAGGGAAAATAAAACTGCCGAACAGCTGGATTCCCTTTTTATACATACGGTTTTAGCCACCATGTTGGGAGCACGTTTGGGCCATGTCTTTTTTTACGACTGGCCATATTACAAAGATCATCTTTTGGAAATACTGCTACCTATTAGGGAAAATGCCGGAAGCACCCTTTTTGGTTTAATCAATGGTTACGAATTTACCGGATTTGCTGGTTTGGCCAGTCACGGTGCGGCGATTGGTGTTATTATAGGAATGTACCTGTACACTAGGAAATATCCAGAATTTAAACTGTTGTGGATCCTGGACCGTGTTGTCATTCCTGTGGCTATTGGCGCGTTCTGTGTACGATTGGGAAACTTTTTCAATTCAGAGATCAACGGAAAGATAGTAGACAAATCCTTTGCGTTCGCTACCAGGTTTATCAGGGATTCAGATGACCTGTCGGCTTCTAGGGCCTTGGCGATAACCAAAGAAAGAACGGTGAGCGGCGCTTATAAACTTATTGAAACGGATCCGAGGTTTTCTGAGGTTTTGGAGGCTATCCCCTACCGTCATCCAGCACAGTTATACGAAGGAATATGTTATATTTTTGTGTTCCTTATTTTGTACTTCCTGTATTGGAAGACCGATAAAAAAGATAAAGCCGGCTACCTTTTTGGCCTATTCCTTGTTCTCCTTTGGACGATTCGTTTTTTCGTAGAATTTGTAAAGAAAAGTCAAGGTGGATTTGAAGAATCCCTCGGGTTGTTATCCACAGGACAATGGCTGAGCATTCCATTTATTATTATTGGACTTTACTTTATGTTTCGTCCTCAAAAATCTGAGGTGAAATAATTTATAACTAATTTTCATGACCTACACCACTAGGCTATTTATCTTTCTTTTTCTTGGAATTCTTCTTTTGCCGACTTCCTGCAAGGAGGAACCTAAAAAGGCGTTGGAAACAACCCCTATTACTTTTACAAAAGAAGGAGATCTCTCTATATTTACCAAAGATGGGGATTCCCTGATCACTTCCCTGGCCATTGAAATTGCGGAAAGTGAATATGAAACGGCGACCGGTCTGATGTACCGTAAAAGCATGGAGGAAAAAGAAGGAATGTTGTTTATTTTCCCTGATGTTGCCATGCATTCCTTTTACATGAAGAACACTGAAATCCCGTTGGATCTGATCTTCGTAGATGAAAATTTAAACATCGTTAGCTTTCAAAAAGAAGCAAAACCTTATGATGAAACAAGTCTATCATCCCAGGTTCCCATCAAATATGTTTTGGAAATCAACGCTGGTCTTGTAGACCGATGGGGTTTGGAAGTCGGTGACCGAATAACCTATGAGCGGTTATAATTTAAGGGCAAATTTTCTACACATTAATCTTGATCTTACCCCGAATATAGCAAGTATATCCGTCTCCATTTTAGAGTTTTTCCCCAAGAATACCTAATTTCATGTTTGTTAGCGTAAATAGCTCGGTAGCCGTATGAATACCATAGGAGAAATTAGACATTGGGGCATTTTAATGGACAATACGACCCACAAAGTCGGTCTTATCCATTCCATTTTGAACGGCCTTAAAAAAAGCCCTTTTGAAGAGCTAAGTAATTTGACAGGCGCGTTGTTCTCCCCATTGGAACTACAAAGGCTGATAGAGGAGGAAGAACGACATGATATTAAAGTTGTGACCAGAGATACGGTACAGAGCCTTAAATCCATGTCGAGCGGAGAACGTAAAAAAGCACTATTGGCCCATATTTTAAAAACCGAGCCCGACTATATTATCCTTGACAACCCTTTTGACAACTTAGACACCTCCTCACATAGGGAGTTGACTTTAATGCTTGAACATATATCCAAGAAGGTTCCGTTGGTATTACTTATCACAAGGAAGGAAGATCGACTATCATTTATTGAGCATTATTATAAGGCAAGGGAAAATGGCTTAGAGCCCTTAAATGAATTGGACAAACCCAGTGTGGACCTAAATAACACATCACTTTCTATTCCTCAAGCTTTAAAACCATACACCTATGACCACCCAGTGATGGTTGATTTTAGAAATGTCACCGTATCCTTTGATGACAAACTTATCCTGAACAACATCAATTGGACCATACGTCCCGGTGAGTTTTGGCAATTAAAGGGAAAAAATGGCAGTGGCAAATCGACTTTATTATCCATGGTCACCGGTGAGAACAGCAAAGGGTACGGACAGGAACTTTGGTTATTTGGCCAAAAAAAGGGAAGTGGGGAGACCATTTGGGAAATCAAGGAAAAGCTGGGTTATTTTACACCATCCATGATCGATTCATTTTCTGGGCACCATACCGTGGAGCATATGCTTATCTCTGGCCTGTACGACTCTATCGGACTTTATATATACCCTACAGAGATACAGTTGCAGTTGGCAAAAGAGTGGCTGGGGGTCTTGGATTTGCTGGAACACGGGAAAACCTATTTCCACGATCTTTCCATGGGGCAGCAACGTTTGATCATGATCGCCAGGGCGATGATAAAGCACCCGCTTCTACTATTATTGGATGAGCCAACATCTGGCTTGGATGACAAGAGCGCCGCCCTTCTCGTCGCTTTGGTAAATAAAATCGCCAAGGAAAGCAATACTACCCTCATCTTTGTTTCCCATCGGGAAGAAGAAGACCTACAGCCACAATATATCTTTGAACTTCAAATGACCGATCAGGGTTCTGTTGGAAAAAAAATTACCCCAAAAAAAAGGGCTACTTTTCAGTAGCCCTTTTTCTAATCTATATTGAATTTACTATTCTTCTTTTCCTTGTTGAACTCCTTTTTTCAAGAAATCGAACATTACAGGTGTTGCGATGAACAACGACGAGTAAGTACCTACTACGATACCAACAATCATTGCGAACATAAATCCTCTTAAAGATTCACCTCCAAAAATGAAGATGGCCAATAAAACTACCAAGGTAGTCAACGAGGTGTTCAATGTTCTACTCAAAGTACTGTTCAAAGCCTGGTTTGTATTCTCACCAGCTTTCCAGCCTTTCTCCGCAATAATTTCCCTAATACGGTCAAATACAACCACCGTATCGTTCAAGGAGTAACCAATTACCGTTAGGATAGCCGCAATAAACGCCT encodes the following:
- the lgt gene encoding prolipoprotein diacylglyceryl transferase is translated as MYFLGFTWNPNETLFNLGFLQIKYYNLLWITAFALGWFIMKKIFDRENKTAEQLDSLFIHTVLATMLGARLGHVFFYDWPYYKDHLLEILLPIRENAGSTLFGLINGYEFTGFAGLASHGAAIGVIIGMYLYTRKYPEFKLLWILDRVVIPVAIGAFCVRLGNFFNSEINGKIVDKSFAFATRFIRDSDDLSASRALAITKERTVSGAYKLIETDPRFSEVLEAIPYRHPAQLYEGICYIFVFLILYFLYWKTDKKDKAGYLFGLFLVLLWTIRFFVEFVKKSQGGFEESLGLLSTGQWLSIPFIIIGLYFMFRPQKSEVK
- the folE gene encoding GTP cyclohydrolase I FolE; its protein translation is MKVDSALEEHFEEMGDNHASSAEETPLREDAFVLSDEEKIKRIKGSIKEIMLTLGLDLEDDSLKGTPNRVAKMFVDEIFGGLHPNRRPKASTFENKYKYGEMLVEKNITLYSTCEHHLLPIVGRAHVAYISNGTVVGLSKMNRIVDYFAKRPQVQERLNIQIVRELQKVLGTEDVACVIDAKHLCVNSRGIRDIESSTVTAEYGGKFKDDAVRKEFLNFINLDTNF
- a CDS encoding ATP-binding cassette domain-containing protein, encoding MNTIGEIRHWGILMDNTTHKVGLIHSILNGLKKSPFEELSNLTGALFSPLELQRLIEEEERHDIKVVTRDTVQSLKSMSSGERKKALLAHILKTEPDYIILDNPFDNLDTSSHRELTLMLEHISKKVPLVLLITRKEDRLSFIEHYYKARENGLEPLNELDKPSVDLNNTSLSIPQALKPYTYDHPVMVDFRNVTVSFDDKLILNNINWTIRPGEFWQLKGKNGSGKSTLLSMVTGENSKGYGQELWLFGQKKGSGETIWEIKEKLGYFTPSMIDSFSGHHTVEHMLISGLYDSIGLYIYPTEIQLQLAKEWLGVLDLLEHGKTYFHDLSMGQQRLIMIARAMIKHPLLLLLDEPTSGLDDKSAALLVALVNKIAKESNTTLIFVSHREEEDLQPQYIFELQMTDQGSVGKKITPKKRATFQ
- the cysS gene encoding cysteine--tRNA ligase encodes the protein MQLYKSQTLKIYNSLTGKKEIFEPINEGHIGMYVCGPTVYSNVHLGNCRTFMSFDMIFRYLKHLGYKVRYVRNITDAGHLENDADEGEDKIAKKARLEQIEPMEVVQRYTVDFHNTLQKFNFLSPSIEPTATGHIIEQIEIIKVILEKGFAYEVNGSVYFDVVKFNQSFEYGKLSGRKLEDMITNTRELAAQDEKKSPQDFALWKKAEPQHIMRWPSPWGDGFPGWHLECTAMSTKYLGEKFDIHGGGMDLKFPHHECEIAQAEASNGHSPVNYWMHANMLTLNGKKMAKSTGNNILPNEMFSGENTILSKPFTATVVRFFMMQAHYTSILDLSNEALLASEKGFYKLMDSLDLLDKLETASNSDFDVASWKQKCYNAMNDDFNTPILIATLFEAVKHINLIKEGKENISEGDKNMLKETMHSFIFDVLGLDHKVDAQGDSDKLPGVVELLIQLRNEARANKDFATSDKIRDQLAALGIQLKDGKEGTTFSVS
- the yidD gene encoding membrane protein insertion efficiency factor YidD; translated protein: MGKLSLKQIAIAPFVFLVKLYQNLISPLTPASCRYSPTCSQYTLEALKKHGLFKGGWLSIKRIFSCHPWGGKGYDPVP
- a CDS encoding DUF192 domain-containing protein — encoded protein: MTYTTRLFIFLFLGILLLPTSCKEEPKKALETTPITFTKEGDLSIFTKDGDSLITSLAIEIAESEYETATGLMYRKSMEEKEGMLFIFPDVAMHSFYMKNTEIPLDLIFVDENLNIVSFQKEAKPYDETSLSSQVPIKYVLEINAGLVDRWGLEVGDRITYERL